The following coding sequences are from one Salvia hispanica cultivar TCC Black 2014 chromosome 3, UniMelb_Shisp_WGS_1.0, whole genome shotgun sequence window:
- the LOC125214157 gene encoding E3 ubiquitin-protein ligase KEG, translating to MRVPCCSVCQNKYNEEDRCPLLLQCGHGFCRECLSKMFSASPDSSLSCPRCRSVSTVGNSVSALKKNYAVLSLIQGGEDDEDDEDDEDDEGSVNRAFISNNLCGNSSVVNSSSGGGGGGCVYSNGGRRVGEGSRGGRIDLGVHKEVKLVKKIGEGISRRAGVEMWAAIVSGRGCKHKVAVKKVVSGEDTDVVWMQGQLEELRRKSMWCRNVCTFHGAMKMESSLCLVMDRCHGSVQTAMQRNEGRLTLEQILRYGADIARGVAELHAAGVVCMNIKPSNLLLDENGHALVSDYGLPAILKKPDCRKSGKECEPSKIHSCMDCTMLSPNYTAPEAWEPVKKSLHLFWDDAIGISPESDAWSFGCTLVEMCTGTIPWAGLSAEEIYQSVVKAKRQPPQYSVVGVGIPRELWKMVGDCLQFKAAKRPTFHSMLAIFLRHLQGIPRSPPASPDNDLPITPVINGIPPSTSAEVEVQLANPNLLHRLVSEGNFTGVRELLAKTAAAHDRNILHSLLEAQNADGQTALHLACRRGSVELVEAILQYDEANVDVLDKDGDPPLVFALAAGSPECVRALIKRNANVRSRLREGLGPSVALVCAYHGQPDCMRELLLAGADPNAVDDEGESVLHRAVAKKYTDCAIVILENGGCRSMRILNSKHLTPLHLSVMTWNVAVVKRWVELASVDEIEEAIDIQSPVGTALCMAAASKKDHEPEGRELVKILLAAGADPTAQDTQHAQTALHTAAMANDVELVRIILEAGVDVNIRNEQNTIPLHVALARGAKSCVGLLLSAGANCNMQDDDGDNAFHIAADTAKMIRENLEWIIVMLRYPDAAVDVRNHSGKTLRDFLEALPREWISEDLMEALAERGVHMSPTVYQICDWVKYRRSITEPTYGWQGASHRSVGFVQSVLDSETLIVIFCSGEAQVLANKVLTNEVIKVIPLDRGQHVKLKSDVIEPRFGWRGQSRDSIGTVLCVDDDGVLRVGFPGASRGWKADPAEMERVEEFMVGDWVRIRPTLTTAKHGLGAVTPGSIGVVYCVRPDNSLLLELSYLPAPWHCEPEEVEHVEPFRIGDRVCVKRSVAEPRYAWGGETHHSVGRISEIENDGLLIIEIPDRPIPWQADPSDMEKVEDFKVGDWVRVKASVPSPIYGWEDVTRNSIGIIHSLEEDGEMGVAFCFRSKIFRCSVTDVEKVPPFELGQDIHVISSVTQPRLGWSNETPATIGKVVRIDMDGALNVKVTGRQSLWKVSPGDAERLPGIEVGDWVRSKPSLGTRPSYDWNTIGKEGLAIVHSVQDTGYLELACCFRKGRSSTHYSDVEKVPAFKVGQHIKFRSGLVEPRWGWRGAHADSRGVIVSVNGDGEVRVAFYGVPGLWKGDPADIEVEKMYEVGEWVRLGDTAPSWKSVAPGSVGVVQGIQCDNNEWSGNVLVAFCGEQELWVGNTTNLTKVDKLVVGQRVKVKNSVKQPRFGWSGHSHASIGTISAIDADGKLRIYTPTGSKSWVLDPSEVETIEERELHIRDWVRVKPNVIPTHHWGDATHSSIGVVHRIEDENIWVAFCFMDRLWLCKTHELERLRPFRVGDKVKIKDGLVTPRWGWGMETHASKGEVVGVDANGKLRIKFRWREGRPWIGDPADIVLDES from the exons atGAGGGTGCCGTGTTGCTCAGTTTGCCAGAACAAGTACAACGAGGAGGACCGGTGCCCTCTCCTCCTCCAATGCGGCCATGGCTTCTGCCGCGAGTGCCTCTCCAAGATGTTCTCCGCCTCGCCAGATTCGTCCCTCTCCTGCCCCCGCTGCCGCAGCGTCTCCACCGTCGGGAACTCTGTCTCCGCCCTAAAGAAGAATTACGCCGTCCTCTCCTTGATCCAGGGCGGCGAGGACGACGAGGATGATGAGGACGATGAGGATGACGAGGGTAGTGTTAATAGGGCTTTTATTAGCAACAATTTGTGTGGGAATAGTAGTGTTGTAAATAGTAgtagcggcggcggcggtggtggttGTGTTTATAGCAATGGGGGTAGGAGGGTTGGGGAGGGTTCTAGAGGGGGGAGGATTGATTTGGGGGTGCATAAAGAGGTGAAATTGGTTAAGAAGATTGGGGAAGGGATTAGCAGGAGGGCGGGGGTTGAGATGTGGGCGGCGATTGTGTCGGGGAGGGGATGTAAGCATAAGGTGGCGGTGAAGAAGGTGGTTAGTGGGGAGGATACGGATGTGGTGTGGATGCAGGGGCAGCTTGAGGAGTTGAGGAGGAAATCGATGTGGTGTAGGAATGTTTGCACTTTCCATGGAGCTATGAAGATGGAGAGTAGCCTTTGTTTAGTGATGGATAGGTGTCATGGGTCTGTGCAGACGGCAATGCAGCGGAATGAAGGGCGTCTCACGCTCGAGCAAATACTCAG ATATGGAGCAGATATCGCCCGGGGAGTTGCTGAACTTCATGCTGCAGGTGTTGTTTGTATGAATATTAAACCATCCAACCTGCTCCTGGATGAGAATGGTCATGCCTTGGTCTCTGATTACGGGCTCCCAGCCATCTTAAAAAAGCCTGATTGCAGAAAATCCGGAAAAGAATGTGAGCCCTCAAAAATTCATTCATGCATGGATTGCACAATGTTGAGCCCAAACTATACTGCCCCTGAAGCATGGGAACCTGTGAAGAAGTCGCTGCATCTTTTCTGGGATGACGCCATTGGCATATCTCCTGAATCTGATGCATGGAGCTTCGGTTGCACATTGGTAGAAATGTGCACGGGTACCATTCC GTGGGCTGGTCTAAGTGCTGAAGAAATCTATCAATCTGTTGTCAAAGCCAAACGACAGCCTCCTCAATATAGTGTAGTTGGTGTTGGAATACCGAGGGAATTGTGGAAGATGGTTGGTGACTGCCTGCAGTTCAAGGCTGCAAAAAGGCCAACTTTTCATTCAATGTTGGCAATATTTCTTCGTCATTTGCAAGGGATCCCTAGGAGTCCACCAGCAAGCCCAGACAA TGACTTGCCTATTACACCTGTAATAAATGGGATTCCTCCCTCCACATCAGCTGAGGTGGAGGTTCAGCTAGCAAATCCCAACCTTCTACATCGACTTGTCTCTGAAGGAAATTTCACTGGCGTGAG AGAGTTGCTTGCAAAGACTGCTGCTGCACATGATCGTAATATTCTACATTCACTTCTAGAAGCACAAAATGCGGATGGCCAAACTGCTCTTCACCTGGCTTGTAGGCGGGGCAGTGTTGAACTGGTTGAAGCTATTTTGCAGTACGACGAGGCTAATGTTGACGTCCTTGACAAAGACGGTGACCCACCTCTTGTTTTTGCTCTGGCAGCTGGGTCACCTGAATGTGTTCGAGCACTCATTAAACGCAATGCAAATGTGAGGTCCCGGTTGAGGGAAGGCCTTGGTCCATCAGTTGCTCTTGTCTGTGCCTACCATGGCCAACCAGATTGCATGCGA GAGTTATTATTAGCGGGCGCTGATCCAAATGCTGTTGATGATGAAGGTGAATCTGTACTTCACAGAGCTGTTGCGAAGAAATACACTGACTGTGCTATTGTTATATTGGAAAATGGAGGATGTAGATCTATGAGAATCTTGAATTCTAAACATCTGAC GCCTCTGCATTTGTCTGTAATGACCTGGAATGTAGCTGTTGTCAAAAGATGGGTAGAGCTTGCATCTGTGGATGAGATTGAAGAAGCAATAGATATCCAGAGCCCTGTAGGAACAGCTTTGTGCATGGCAGCTGCCTCCAAGAAAGATCACGAACCTG AGGGTAGAGAGCTGGTGAAGATACTGCTGGCTGCCGGAGCAGATCCAACAGCTCAAGATACCCAGCATGCCCAAACCGCGCTGCACACTGCTGCTATGGCTAATGATGTTGAGTTAGTAAGG ATCATATTGGAAGCTGGCGTGGATGTGAATATAAGGAATGAGCAGAATACCATCCCTCTCCATGTAGCACTGGCCAGAGGTGCAAAGTCTTGTGTTGGATTGCTTCTATCAGCTGGGGCAAACTGCAACATGCAG GATGATGATGGTGACAATGCATTTCATATTGCTGCTGATACGGCAAAGATGATACGTGAAAATCTGGAATGGATCATTGTTATGCTTAGATATCCTGATGCTGCAGTTGATGTTCGGAATCACAG TGGTAAGACATTACGGGACTTCTTGGAGGCTCTTCCTAGAGAATGGATTTCTGAAGATTTGATGGAGGCACTGGCGGAGAGAGGGGTCCATATGTCTCCTACAGT ATATCAAATTTGTGACTGGGTAAAATACAGACGAAGCATAACGGAACCAACTTATGGCTGGCAAGGTGCATCACACAGGAGCGTAGGCTTTGTCCAAAGTGTCCTGGATAGTGAAACCCTCATTGTAATATTTTGTTCTGGAGAAGCTCAAGTACTAGCAAACAAAGTACTAACAAATGAAGTCATAAAAGTAATTCCACTTGACAGAGGGCAGCATGTCAAACTTAAATCTGATGTCATAGAGCCAAG ATTTGGTTGGCGGGGTCAGTCACGAGATAGCATAGGAACAGTTTTGTGTGTTGATGATGATGGAGTCTTGCGTGTTGGATTCCCTGGAGCATCTAGAGGATGGAAAGCAGATCCTGCAGAAATGGAAAGAGTTGAAGAATTCATGGTTGGAGACTGGGTTCGTATACGCCCAACACTGACTACAGCTAAACATGGACTTGGAGCCGTGACTCCAGGAAGCATAGGTGTAGTTTATTGTGTTAGACCCGATAATAGTCTGTTATTGGAACTAAGCTATCTTCCTGCTCCCTGGCATTGTGAACCTGAAGAAGTTGAGCATGTGGAACCATTTAGG ATTGGTGATCGAGTTTGTGTAAAGCGGTCTGTTGCTGAACCTAGATATGCATGGGGTGGTGAGACACATCATAGTGTTGGAAGAATTAGTGAGATAGAAAATGATGGTCTTCTGATAATTGAAATCCCCGATCGGCCTATTCCATGGCAAGCTGATCCTTCTGACATGGAAAAGGTGGAAGATTTTAAG GTAGGAGACTGGGTTAGAGTAAAAGCTTCTGTTCCCTCACCGATATATGGATGGGAAGACGTTACAAGGAACAGTATAGGTATTATCCACAGTTTGGAGGAGGATGGTGAAATGGGAGTTGCATTTTGCTTCCGAAGCAAGATTTTCCGCTGTTCGGTTACAGATGTGGAGAAGGTACCTCCTTTCGAATTGGGTCAAGATATTCATGTGATTTCTTCTGTTACTCAGCCTCGTCTTGGATGGTCAAATGAAACACCTGCTACTATTGGAAAAGTAGTGAGGATTGACATGGATGGTGCCCTGAAT GTGAAAGTTACTGGGAGACAAAGTTTGTGGAAAGTTTCCCCTGGTGATGCAGAAAGACTTCCAGGTATTGAAGTTGGTGACTGGGTGCGTTCAAAGCCAAGCCTGGGTACCAGACCTAGTTATGATTGGAACACCATAGGTAAGGAAGGTTTGGCAATTGTGCACAGTGTACAGGATACTGGTTATCTAGAGCTAGCTTGCTGTTTCCGCAAGGGAAGGTCGAGTACTCATTATTCTGATGTTGAAAAGGTCCCAGCATTTAAAGTTGGACAACATATAAAATTCAGATCTGGTCTTGTTGAGCCAAGATGGGGTTGGAGAGGTGCTCATGCTGATTCTCGGGGTGTTATTGTTAGTGTAAATGGTGATGGTGAGGTGAGAGTAGCGTTCTACGGTGTACCGGGTTTATGGAAGGGGGATCCTGCAGATATAGAAGTCGAGAAAATGTATGAGGTAGGGGAGTGGGTTAGATTGGGAGATACTGCTCCTAGTTGGAAATCTGTTGCCCCCGGTAGTGTTGGTGTGGTACAAGGGATTCAGTGTGACAACAATGAATGGAGTGGAAATGTTTTGGTTGCATTCTGTGGAGAGCAAGAGTTATGGGTTGGCAATACAACCAATCTTACTAAAGTCGACAAACTAGTGGTGGGGCAGCGAGTTAAGGTTAAGAACTCGGTCAAGCAACCGAGGTTTGGTTGGTCGGGACACAGCCATGCAAGTATAGGGACTATATCAGCTATAGATGCAGATGGAAAACTCAGAATATACACACCTACTGGCTCTAAATCATGGGTGCTGGATCCTTCGGAAGTGGAAACTATTGAGGAAAGAGAACTTCATATTCGAGACTGGGTAAGGGTCAAGCCAAATGTCATTCCTACTCATCATTGGGGAGATGCAACCCATTCAAGCATAGGAGTTGTGCACCGTATAGAAGATGAAAACATTTGGGTGGCGTTCTGCTTTATGGACAGGCTATGGCTCTGTAAAACTCACGAGTTGGAAAGATTAAGACCATTCAGAGTCGGGGATAAGGTAAAGATCAAAGACGGGCTGGTGACGCCCCGGTGGGGATGGGGCATGGAGACTCACGCAAGCAAAGGTGAGGTAGTAGGAGTCGATGCGAATGGGAAGCTGCGGATCAAGTTTAGGTGGCGTGAAGGGAGGCCGTGGATCGGTGATCCTGCTGATATTGTGCTTGACGAGAGTTGA
- the LOC125213294 gene encoding sphingoid long-chain bases kinase 1-like — MQKSGSLSKHSSLRLTTQQSLRRLGICSQVSTAQQTSPVVFPEKRGSRGKATKCGEISVNNDDTNGAKRTEHRIDVGDEQSDLLGYEVFTGKLALDKTKSSKDSVVQTSENSNSDAVDAKLTSNALIWGSKMLHLDDVISLSYCVGLRHFTVHAYPFKKGSCLLKKSGRSRKDFRFFASTPEDAIQWVNVFADQKCYVNCLPHPMASKKQSSDSIFNEFPPESYIRCKSPPRMLVILNPRSGRGRSSKVFNGLVEPIFKLAGFELEVVKTTSAGHARKLAASVDFSTCPDGIICVGGDGIINEVLNGLLSRENQKEAISIPIGIIPAGSDNSLVWTVLGVRDPISAAITIVKGGLTATDVFAAEWIHTGAIHFGMTVTYFGFISDVLELSEKFQKRFGPLRYFVAGFLKIFCLPKYNYEVEYLPVRTGSGDGKASDGHETLEMSELYTDIMRKSGKEGLPRASSLSSIDSIMTPSRMSGNDFDTTCSSIEPSDYVRAIDSKSKRLSVGRSNVTAEPEVIHPQPPHSVTPNWPRTRSKSRTDKGWTGTITINDSTRCSWGNATTYDKEDISSTLSDPGPIWDAEPRWDSEPTWDEHPIELPGPPEGNEAVEEKEITPRPEENWVVAKGQFLGVLVCNHSCKTVQSLSSQVVAPKAEHDDNSLDLLLVRGSGRFKLLRFLLSLQTGSHLSLPYVEYIKVKSVKIKPGKHTHNGCGIDGELFPVNGQVICSLLPEQCSLIGNPSSSSL; from the exons ATGCAGAAGAGTGGGAGTCTGTCCAAGCATAGTTCTTTGCGACTCACAACTCAGCAGTCACTTCGTCGTCTCGGTATTTGTTCTCAAGTTTCAACGGCACAACAAACATCGCCTGTTGTCTTTCCAGAAAAACGTGGTAGTAGAGGGAAGGCCACGAAATGTGGTGAAATCAGTGTCAACAATGATGATACAAATGGGGCTAAGAGGACAGAACACAGGATTGATGTTGGAGATGAGCAATCTGATTTGCTTGGATATGAAGTTTTCACTGGAAAACTTGCCTTGGACAAGACGAAATCCAGTAAGGATTCCGTGGTACAAACTTCAGAGAATTCCAACTCGGATGCAGTTGATGCTAAACTGACAAGCAATGCATTGATTTGGGGTTCTAAGATGTTGCATCTGGATGATGTGATTTCG TTGTCCTACTGTGTTGGGCTCAGACATTTTACTGTGCATGCATATCCATTTAAAAAGGGTTCATGCCttttaaagaaaagtgggAGAAGTCGGAAGGACTTTCGTTTTTTTGCTTCCACCCCTGAGGATGCAATCCAGTGGGTCAATGTATTTGCAGATCAGAAGTGCTATGTGAATTGTCTGCCTCACCCTATGGCTTCTAAGAAGCAGAGTTCAGATTCAATTTTCAATGAGTTTCCTCCTGAGTCATATATAAGATGTAAAAGTCCACCGAGAATGCTCGTCATTTTAAACCCTCGTTCTGGTCGTGGCCGTTCAAGCAAAGTTTTCAATGGATTGGTAGAACCTATATTTAAA CTTGCGGGATTTGAGTTAGAGGTTGTCAAAACAACATCTGCAGGTCATGCTAGAAAGCTCGCAGCGAGTGTTGATTTCAGTACATGTCCTGATG GTATTATATGTGTAGGAGGAGACGGAATCATAAATGAG GTTTTGAACGGATTACTTAGCAGGGAGAACCAGAAAGAAGCAATTTCAATCCCAATTGGCATCATACCTGCAGGTTCTGATAATTCTTTAGTCTGGACGGTTCTTGGGGTCAGAGATCCGATATCTGCAGCAATTACAATTGTTAAG GGAGGTCTTACAGCCACTGATGTTTTTGCGGCGGAGTGGATCCATACTGGAGCTATCCACTTTGGGATGACTGTTACATACTTTGGTTTCATTAGTGATG TATTGGAGCTCTCGGAGAAATTCCAGAAGCGGTTCGGCCCTTTGCGCTATTTTGTTGCTggttttctcaaaattttctgcTTGCCCAAGTACAATTATGAAGTGGAATATCTTCCAGTACGGACTGGCTCCGGAGATGGAAAAGCTTCTGATGGTCATGAAACCTTGGAAATGTCAGAGCTCTACACTGATATCATGCGTAAATCAGGCAAGGAAGGTCTTCCTCGGGCCTCCAGCTTATCAAGTATAGATTCAATAATGACCCCAAGCCGAATGTCTGGAAATGATTTTGATACGACCTGCAGTAGCATTGAGCCATCAGACTATGTGCGAGCCATTGATTCAAAGTCGAAACGACTCTCAGTTGGTAGAAGCAACGTGACAGCTGAGCCAGAAGTTATCCACCCTCAGCCGCCACATTCGGTCACTCCAAACTGGCCCAGGACGAGATCCAAGTCGAGGACGGACAAAGGCTGGACTGGCACAATCACCATAAATGATTCCACCAGATGCTCCTGGGGCAATGCAACTACTTATGATAAAGAAGATATCTCTTCGACATTGTCGGACCCTGGGCCGATATGGGATGCTGAGCCTCGATGGGATTCTGAGCCTACCTGGGACGAACATCCTATTGAATTGCCAGGGCCGCCTGAGGGCAATGAAGCTGTTGAGGAAAAGGAAATCACCCCTCGACCAGAAGAGAATTGGGTGGTTGCGAAAGGTCAATTTCTTGGTGTCCTTGTATGCAACCATTCTTGTAAAACCGTCCAGAGTCTGAGTTCGCAGGTCGTGGCGCCCAAGGCAGAGCATGATGACAATAGCTTGGACCTTTTACTGGTTCGTGGTAGTGGGCGATTCAAGCTGTTGAGATTCCTTTTGTCTCTGCAGACGGGTAGTCACCTTTCCTTGCCATACGTCGAATATATTAAG GTGAAGTCTGTTAAAATTAAACCCGGGAAGCACACACACAATGGATGTGGCATTGATGGTGAGCTGTTCCCAGTAAACGGGCAGGTAATCTGTTCACTACTTCCCGAACAGTGCAGCCTCATTGGCAATCCGTCGTCTTCTAGCCTTTGA
- the LOC125214158 gene encoding aspartyl protease AED3-like, translated as MGTLFFPLVTLILSLSHSHALNCHAPAPPPLDSSTLQLLHANSPCSPFRPKTPLSWQDSVLRMQSNDAARLQYLSTLLAATTGKRIAPIASGRAVTQNPTYIVRAAIGTPAQTLLMAVDTSNDAAWVPCTGCVGCSSAAAGFSPAASASFKPVSCGAAQCAQVPNPSCGGATCGFNLTYGGSTVAATLGQDNITLATDSIPGYTFGCITKATGTSIPSQGLLGLGRGPLSLMSQTSSLYQSIFSYCLPGYKSTSFSGSLRLGPNSQPIRIQTTPLLKNPRRSSFYYVNLMGIRVGRSVVNIPPTAFAFDPSTGAGTVIDSGTVFTVLVKPAYTAVRDEVRRKMGNATVSSLGGFDTCYTVPVTVPTITFMFQGLNMSLPQDNFLIRSSSGTTSCLAMAAAPDTGVNSVLNVIASFQQQNRRVLIDVANSKLGIARESCT; from the exons atgGGCACTCTCTTCTTCCCTCTAGTAAccctcattctctctctatccCATTCCCATGCCCTCAACTGCCATGCACCTGCACCACCCCCACTAGACTCCTCCACCCTCCAGCTCCTCCATGCCAACAGCCCATGCTCTCCCTTCCGCCCCAAAACACCCCTCTCCTGGCAGGATTCCGTCCTCCGGATGCAGTCCAACGACGCCGCCCGCCTCCAATACCTCTCCACCCTCCTCGCCGCCACCACCGGCAAGAGGATCGCCCCCATCGCCTCCGGCCGGGCCGTCACGCAGAACCCTACCTACATTGTCCGCGCCGCCATCGGCACCCCCGCGCAGACGCTGCTCATGGCCGTCGACACCAGCAACGACGCCGCCTGGGTCCCCTGCACCGGCTGCGTCGGATGCTCGTCCGCCGCCGCGGGTTTTAGCCCGGCTGCGTCGGCCTCGTTCAAGCCCGTGAGCTGCGGCGCCGCGCAGTGCGCTCAG GTGCCAAATCCAAGCTGCGGTGGCGCCACCTGCGGCTTCAACCTTACCTACGGCGGCTCCACCGTTGCCGCCACCCTGGGTCAGGATAACATCACACTCGCGACAGACTCCATCCCCGGCTACACCTTCGGGTGCATCACGAAGGCGACAGGAACGTCAATCCCGTCGCAGGGGCTATTGGGCCTGGGCCGAGGCCCACTATCGCTAATGTCCCAAACATCAAGCCTCTACCAGTCCATATTCTCATATTGTTTGCCGGGCTACAAATCCACTAGTTTTAGTGGATCTTTGAGATTGGGGCCCAATAGCCAGCCCATAAGAATTCAAACCACTCCATTGCTCAAGAATCCAAGAAGATCCTCTTTCTATTATGTCAATCTCATGGGAATTAGGGTTGGAAGAAGTGTTGTCAACATCCCACCTACTGCATTTGCCTTTGATCCCTCTACTGGGGCTGGAACCGTTATCGATTCAG GCACGGTGTTCACCGTACTTGTGAAGCCCGCCTACACAGCGGTGAGAGACGAGGTTCGGCGGAAGATGGGAAATGCCACGGTGTCATCCCTCGGAGGCTTCGACACGTGCTACACCGTGCCGGTCACAGTGCCTACCATAACCTTTATGTTTCAGGGGTTGAACATGAGCCTCCCACAGGACAATTTCCTCATCCGCAGCAGCTCCGGCACCACCTCCTGCCTCGCCATGGCTGCAGCTCCCGACACCGGGGTCAACTCCGTCCTCAACGTCATCGCCTCCTTCCAGCAGCAGAACCGCCGCGTTCTCATCGATGTTGCCAACTCTAAGCTCGGCATTGCGCGTGAGTCATGCACttag